In Pseudoalteromonas sp. '520P1 No. 423', the following proteins share a genomic window:
- a CDS encoding DUF3019 domain-containing protein has translation MKIKKINNKNIITSLIAMVILFSTKLYAEPNEAILTLEVDPEQCVSIVQGDDCYVDVKISWLSKKSHDYCLFTSQQSKPLQCWNNLAQGQLTKEFVSNENITFYLKRNPSKKIVAEEVLEMAWVYKNNGRSHASWRMF, from the coding sequence ATGAAAATAAAAAAAATAAACAATAAAAATATCATAACCAGTTTAATCGCTATGGTTATACTTTTTTCAACCAAACTATATGCAGAACCAAACGAAGCAATATTGACCCTTGAAGTAGACCCTGAACAATGTGTTTCTATTGTTCAAGGTGATGACTGCTATGTTGATGTCAAAATTTCATGGCTATCAAAAAAATCCCATGATTACTGTTTATTCACATCTCAGCAATCTAAGCCATTACAATGTTGGAATAATCTAGCTCAAGGACAATTAACTAAAGAGTTTGTTTCCAATGAAAATATTACTTTTTATTTAAAACGCAATCCAAGTAAGAAGATAGTGGCAGAAGAAGTATTAGAAATGGCTTGGGTTTATAAAAATAATGGTAGATCTCATGCATCATGGAGAATGTTTTAA
- a CDS encoding DEAD/DEAH box helicase, giving the protein MSTVTTPANFTELGLISPLLARLTEMEYQKPTPIQAQAIPSVLAGRDLIAGANTGSGKTATFALPLLQQIFEQEKKSSDKGNFVSGLILVPTRELAKQVADSIKSYATHLNGAVKTVAVFGGVSINIQMLALRGGTDILVATPGRLLDLISSNAIKLDRVETLILDEADRMLSLGFTEELAQLLALMPQKKQTLLFSATFPEQVQALTQELLNDPIEIQVQSADTSTLVQRVFTVNKGQKTALLAQMIKQHQWRQVLIFVNAKKSCNHLADKLSKRGITAEVFHGDKGQGARNRVLDAFKAGEIEVLIATDIAARGLDIEKLPVVINFDLPRSPSDYMHRIGRSGRAGEVGLALSLIDHEDYHHFKIIEKKNKIRLEREEAEGFEVAEVIPDKYLDAGKPMAKPEGSGKKHRKKSVSQQTDIWLKNL; this is encoded by the coding sequence ATGAGTACCGTCACAACGCCAGCAAACTTTACAGAATTAGGCCTTATTTCACCTTTGTTAGCACGTTTAACAGAAATGGAATACCAAAAGCCAACGCCCATTCAAGCACAAGCGATCCCAAGTGTATTAGCTGGACGTGATTTAATTGCAGGTGCCAATACTGGTTCTGGTAAAACAGCGACTTTTGCACTGCCTTTATTACAGCAAATTTTTGAGCAAGAAAAGAAATCAAGCGACAAAGGTAACTTTGTTTCAGGTTTGATTTTAGTGCCAACTCGTGAACTTGCTAAGCAAGTTGCTGATAGCATAAAATCTTATGCGACACATTTAAATGGTGCAGTTAAAACTGTTGCTGTTTTTGGTGGTGTATCAATAAATATTCAAATGCTTGCACTGCGTGGTGGCACTGATATTTTAGTGGCAACTCCAGGTCGATTACTTGATTTAATTTCAAGCAATGCAATTAAGTTAGACCGCGTAGAGACTTTAATACTTGATGAAGCCGATCGTATGCTAAGTCTTGGTTTCACTGAAGAGTTAGCACAACTTTTAGCGTTAATGCCTCAGAAAAAACAGACTTTGTTATTCTCTGCAACTTTCCCTGAGCAAGTACAAGCACTAACGCAAGAGCTACTTAATGATCCAATTGAAATACAAGTACAAAGTGCAGATACAAGTACCTTAGTTCAGCGTGTTTTTACCGTTAATAAAGGCCAAAAAACAGCTTTATTGGCACAAATGATAAAGCAACATCAATGGCGACAAGTGCTTATTTTTGTAAATGCTAAAAAGAGCTGTAATCACTTAGCTGATAAATTATCAAAACGTGGCATTACCGCTGAAGTATTTCATGGTGATAAAGGCCAAGGCGCGCGTAATCGTGTATTAGATGCCTTTAAAGCAGGTGAAATTGAAGTCTTAATCGCAACTGATATCGCTGCACGTGGATTAGATATCGAAAAGCTACCTGTTGTGATTAACTTCGACTTACCAAGAAGTCCATCGGATTATATGCACCGTATTGGTCGTAGTGGCCGTGCAGGTGAAGTAGGTTTAGCATTATCGCTTATCGATCATGAAGATTATCATCACTTTAAAATCATTGAAAAGAAAAATAAAATTAGACTTGAGCGTGAAGAAGCTGAAGGTTTTGAAGTAGCAGAAGTTATTCCTGACAAGTATTTAGATGCTGGTAAACCTATGGCAAAACCAGAAGGTAGCGGTAAAAAACACCGTAAGAAGAGTGTGTCGCAGCAAACCGATATTTGGTTAAAAAATCTGTAA
- a CDS encoding ATP-binding protein, which produces MRALTISLLAVILTATVGLGWLFDRVYEQYSTDEQHQGINAISVLEKMGADLALTLDKLPDRQKFIQLWSSKNQYKLSLMSLVKFPLPKQLIEQLKLGEPLLLETKTHVAFHYYLASSDELLIVKSPRINVVKTDDTQNYIFTVLFYIALLLLFLLWVLPLIVRLLTLRKTAKSFGEGKLNQRLKISPLSYIRDIEIEFNHMAQRIENLIGDVKLLSNAVSHDLRTPLARIRFGIDTLQEEDDPVLRRRFEDKISNNVDEMTSLVETLLSYARLDQSMLEIKKDEILLTELIANCIKTKKSDIVDFTFNDLSNDMKLIGDRSYVSMLINNLLQNAVIYGNGQIQVTLNRNQNNALIIIEDNGLGIAKEQRENILKPFVRGDAKNTTIKGHGIGLAIVKRIIDWHQGSIEIDDSIELSGAKFTITLPTER; this is translated from the coding sequence ATGCGCGCACTTACAATATCATTATTAGCAGTTATTCTAACTGCAACAGTTGGCTTAGGTTGGCTATTTGATCGTGTCTACGAGCAATACTCAACCGATGAGCAGCATCAAGGTATTAATGCTATTAGCGTATTAGAAAAAATGGGCGCTGATCTTGCGCTAACACTTGATAAATTACCTGACCGACAAAAGTTTATTCAGTTATGGTCAAGTAAAAATCAATATAAATTGAGCTTAATGTCTTTAGTTAAATTTCCGTTACCCAAGCAATTAATTGAACAACTAAAATTAGGTGAACCACTTCTATTAGAAACAAAAACGCATGTCGCTTTTCATTATTATTTAGCTTCAAGTGATGAATTATTGATTGTTAAGTCCCCCCGTATTAACGTTGTAAAAACAGATGACACTCAAAACTACATATTCACCGTATTGTTTTATATCGCCCTATTATTACTCTTTTTATTGTGGGTACTGCCGCTAATAGTGCGTTTGCTTACTCTGAGAAAAACAGCAAAATCATTTGGTGAAGGCAAATTAAACCAAAGACTAAAAATCAGTCCGCTTTCATATATTCGTGACATTGAAATTGAGTTTAATCATATGGCGCAACGTATCGAAAACTTAATTGGTGATGTAAAGCTATTAAGTAATGCGGTATCGCATGATCTGCGCACACCTTTGGCCAGAATACGTTTTGGTATAGATACCTTACAAGAAGAAGATGATCCTGTTTTACGCCGACGTTTCGAAGATAAAATAAGTAACAATGTTGATGAAATGACCTCTTTAGTCGAAACCTTGCTTAGTTATGCACGTTTAGATCAGTCTATGTTAGAAATAAAAAAAGACGAAATATTATTAACGGAGCTAATCGCTAATTGTATCAAGACTAAAAAATCTGATATTGTGGATTTTACTTTTAACGATTTATCAAACGACATGAAACTCATTGGTGATCGTTCATATGTATCTATGTTAATAAACAATTTACTACAAAACGCAGTAATTTACGGAAATGGTCAAATACAGGTAACGTTAAATCGTAATCAAAATAATGCACTGATCATAATTGAAGATAATGGTTTAGGTATTGCTAAAGAACAAAGAGAAAACATACTCAAACCATTTGTTCGCGGTGATGCTAAAAACACCACCATCAAAGGCCATGGCATTGGTTTAGCTATTGTTAAACGCATTATAGATTGGCATCAAGGAAGTATTGAAATAGATGATTCAATCGAATTATCTGGTGCTAAATTTACCATAACTTTGCCTACAGAGCGCTGA
- a CDS encoding RES family NAD+ phosphorylase, with product MTIVLIGYRLINSKYPTIDMFDDVADSDEFEDLFLLQSLTNPRLKAEIGDLGLVNQNDIPFGITGCSYATAPFTHINPDGSRFSYGDAGVLYVADSMETALAEVTHHQQNYFSKVSGLHYDRIVLRGLKVKFNVGKIHDLTNLDITDPVYDKQNYTDARQLGNKLRNAGIETIKYNSVRNEGAICWAMLTPKNVQEIIQSTHFALIWNGEQITSAESVSLV from the coding sequence ATGACGATAGTGTTAATTGGTTATAGGTTAATAAACTCAAAGTATCCAACAATAGACATGTTTGATGATGTAGCAGATTCGGATGAATTTGAAGATCTATTTTTACTACAGTCATTAACAAACCCAAGATTGAAAGCTGAAATAGGGGATCTTGGGCTAGTTAATCAAAATGATATTCCATTTGGTATTACTGGATGTTCATACGCTACAGCTCCTTTTACTCATATCAATCCAGATGGTTCTAGGTTTTCTTATGGGGATGCTGGTGTACTATATGTTGCTGATAGCATGGAAACAGCATTGGCTGAAGTCACTCACCATCAACAAAACTATTTTAGTAAAGTTTCTGGGTTGCATTATGATCGTATCGTCCTTAGAGGGCTTAAAGTTAAGTTTAATGTGGGAAAAATTCACGACTTAACGAATTTAGATATAACAGATCCCGTATATGATAAACAAAACTATACGGATGCTAGACAGTTAGGTAACAAACTCAGAAATGCAGGCATAGAAACAATCAAATACAACAGTGTTAGAAATGAAGGTGCGATTTGCTGGGCGATGCTTACACCAAAAAATGTACAAGAAATAATTCAAAGCACACACTTCGCACTTATTTGGAATGGTGAGCAGATCACAAGTGCTGAAAGTGTCTCATTAGTTTAA
- a CDS encoding response regulator, translated as MAVDQMLYMPNILVVEDDVELCEWMCEYLSAKGYQVTSTGRGDEAVTLINKINPDLVVLDGMLPGLDGFDVCKAVRPNFKNTIIMVTARDEEIDEVLGLEMGADEYLTKPVRARALLTRIKKHLDRQQEHATHIEQAAIEKNTDRLKFNNLIIDRQAMTVSLDGEQVKISTNEFDVLWLLAQQAGTPVSRSELVSQLRGFDYDGFDRSIDLRISRLRKKLRDDSSEPFRIKTIWGKGYLFAKDAW; from the coding sequence ATGGCAGTAGATCAAATGCTATACATGCCTAATATTTTAGTTGTTGAAGATGATGTAGAGCTATGTGAATGGATGTGCGAATACTTAAGTGCAAAAGGCTATCAGGTAACATCGACTGGTAGAGGTGATGAAGCTGTTACTTTAATCAACAAAATAAATCCTGATTTAGTAGTTTTAGATGGTATGTTACCTGGTTTAGATGGTTTTGATGTTTGTAAAGCTGTCAGGCCAAACTTTAAAAATACCATTATCATGGTTACTGCCCGAGATGAAGAGATTGATGAAGTATTAGGTTTAGAAATGGGCGCTGATGAGTATTTAACAAAACCAGTCAGAGCAAGAGCCTTATTAACAAGAATTAAAAAGCATCTAGATCGCCAACAAGAACATGCTACTCATATTGAACAAGCCGCTATAGAGAAAAATACGGATAGATTAAAGTTTAATAATCTCATAATTGATCGACAAGCAATGACCGTATCTCTTGATGGTGAACAAGTTAAAATTTCAACCAATGAATTTGACGTTTTATGGCTGCTAGCACAGCAAGCCGGTACACCAGTTTCAAGAAGTGAGCTTGTAAGCCAATTAAGAGGTTTTGACTATGATGGTTTTGATCGCTCTATCGATCTGAGAATATCGCGATTACGCAAAAAACTAAGAGACGATTCATCAGAGCCATTTAGAATAAAAACAATTTGGGGTAAAGGTTACCTCTTTGCTAAAGATGCTTGGTGA
- a CDS encoding MbcA/ParS/Xre antitoxin family protein, translating into MKTSQDKNTEKAEKAEIKKATTAGLKASLNILDKWGASTDQAINILQLGRATYFNVKKDPTRANLNNDQIERLSYLLNMHQALRLVFDNPENVYGFMGFENNNEFFNGKKPLDVIATGSFGSLYETFKRIDAMRGAQW; encoded by the coding sequence ATGAAAACATCACAAGATAAAAATACTGAAAAGGCTGAAAAGGCTGAAATTAAAAAAGCAACTACAGCGGGTTTGAAAGCTTCATTGAATATTTTAGATAAATGGGGGGCTAGTACTGACCAAGCGATTAATATTCTACAGCTAGGTAGGGCTACCTATTTCAATGTAAAAAAAGACCCTACTAGGGCAAACCTCAATAATGACCAAATAGAGCGTTTATCGTATCTATTAAATATGCATCAAGCGTTAAGGCTTGTGTTTGATAACCCTGAGAATGTTTATGGCTTTATGGGTTTTGAAAATAATAATGAATTTTTTAACGGTAAAAAACCGTTAGATGTAATTGCAACTGGTAGCTTTGGTTCTTTATATGAAACATTCAAGAGAATTGACGCTATGAGAGGTGCACAATGGTAG
- a CDS encoding TonB-dependent receptor domain-containing protein: protein MKMKQSALFIAMCSAIYGTPLAAEEEAKTDRKELEHIEVFGHKISLLNQDVASSISVINEKEIARKQQSELINILKDLPGVDINGSVTPLSGQPVIRGLYGERIHISVDNVKRKTESDGTSNIASINSLGVDPAQLKQVQVLRGADSLTVGSGAIGGSIRLVTKDASDYLFGENGFGALASSIYQSASDSTKFGVSLFSLTDQLDTVIHASKITFSDIDVVAKNKSDFVTPDDIEPVALLDKIKNSSERINLTLKNTWHFSPMHSLQSKLDWSDTQSIDQPYGQRQSHAINYPTLAEDYQNDYIEAMANYTYQPDSALIDLDVQLVYSKKNYQEETKGYIERRGNQISFDKISEGATKRTGIRIANLTELESFINHRLATEFNYESESFTQSEYTDDNINTYYGDSDAKSLSFSIIDQAEFFDGHLLSTAGIRYDTYKRSSNKFVDYSNNDDGSLSKELGLTIKTTDFLNFYLKYAEAFRAPSVQELYKKDEWRCHIGGKICYSEPQPNLKPETSKNYEIGFGLSWQDTLFSDYLSFKAIYFDNEIDNYINNVPFMYYINDDGDKIQGSPGPQPENGIPVATHRDYSAKNIGLLINKGVELELNYQLGKFDAYLGYSSMNMDVEGMPNFFLGSIDYQKQPYADAPADKLSINLNYQLLESLNIGGQILAYAKQDRLPEQYLNAGYGTDSYELFNLNVSYSPNGKLSGLGFVIGIDNITNERYLRAPASEANDPGELGRNFKATLSYQF from the coding sequence ATGAAAATGAAACAATCCGCTCTTTTTATAGCTATGTGTTCGGCTATTTATGGCACTCCTCTTGCTGCTGAGGAGGAGGCTAAAACTGACAGGAAAGAATTGGAGCATATTGAAGTTTTTGGTCATAAGATTAGTTTATTAAATCAAGATGTCGCTTCTTCAATCTCTGTAATCAATGAAAAAGAAATCGCTCGAAAACAGCAATCCGAACTCATTAATATCTTAAAAGACTTGCCTGGTGTCGATATTAACGGAAGCGTAACCCCATTATCAGGGCAACCTGTGATAAGAGGATTGTACGGAGAAAGAATTCATATTTCGGTTGATAATGTAAAACGAAAAACAGAGTCTGATGGTACAAGTAATATTGCCAGCATTAATAGTTTAGGTGTAGATCCTGCTCAGTTAAAACAAGTTCAAGTATTACGGGGTGCAGATTCACTTACTGTAGGCTCTGGTGCAATTGGTGGTAGCATTCGTTTAGTGACAAAAGATGCTAGTGATTACTTATTTGGTGAAAATGGTTTTGGCGCGCTTGCATCTAGTATATATCAATCGGCATCTGACTCAACTAAGTTTGGAGTTTCACTATTTAGCTTAACAGATCAATTAGATACCGTAATTCATGCAAGCAAAATCACATTTTCAGATATTGATGTCGTTGCTAAAAATAAAAGTGACTTTGTAACACCAGACGATATAGAACCTGTTGCATTATTAGATAAAATTAAAAATAGCTCTGAGAGAATAAACTTAACACTTAAAAACACTTGGCATTTTTCACCTATGCATAGTTTGCAAAGTAAATTAGATTGGAGTGATACCCAATCTATTGACCAACCCTACGGACAACGCCAATCTCACGCAATTAATTACCCAACCTTAGCTGAAGATTATCAAAATGACTATATTGAAGCTATGGCCAATTATACTTATCAACCAGATAGTGCTTTGATAGACCTTGATGTTCAACTTGTTTACTCAAAGAAAAACTATCAAGAAGAAACCAAAGGTTACATAGAGCGTCGTGGTAATCAAATCAGTTTTGACAAAATAAGTGAGGGGGCGACTAAAAGAACTGGAATAAGAATTGCCAATTTAACTGAACTTGAAAGCTTTATAAACCACCGTTTAGCCACTGAATTTAATTATGAAAGCGAAAGCTTTACACAGTCAGAGTATACCGATGACAATATCAACACCTATTATGGTGATAGTGATGCCAAAAGCTTATCTTTTTCAATAATTGATCAAGCTGAATTTTTTGATGGTCATTTATTATCTACTGCAGGAATTCGTTATGATACTTATAAGCGTAGTAGTAATAAGTTTGTAGATTATAGTAATAATGATGATGGTTCACTTTCTAAAGAACTCGGGTTAACAATTAAAACCACTGACTTTTTAAATTTTTATTTAAAATATGCTGAAGCATTTAGAGCACCTTCGGTGCAAGAGCTTTATAAAAAAGATGAATGGCGTTGTCATATAGGCGGGAAAATTTGCTATTCAGAACCTCAGCCTAATTTAAAACCTGAGACATCTAAAAACTATGAAATTGGATTTGGATTATCTTGGCAAGATACGCTCTTTTCAGATTACTTAAGCTTTAAAGCGATTTATTTCGACAATGAGATCGATAATTACATCAATAACGTACCTTTTATGTATTACATTAATGATGATGGCGATAAGATACAAGGTTCTCCAGGCCCTCAACCTGAAAATGGAATACCTGTAGCAACACATAGAGATTACAGCGCTAAAAATATCGGATTATTAATTAATAAAGGAGTTGAATTAGAGCTTAATTACCAACTAGGTAAATTTGATGCTTATCTTGGATACTCATCAATGAATATGGATGTTGAAGGTATGCCTAACTTTTTCTTAGGTAGTATAGATTATCAAAAGCAGCCTTATGCTGATGCCCCTGCAGACAAATTATCAATCAACTTAAATTATCAGCTACTTGAGAGTCTTAATATTGGTGGTCAGATATTAGCTTATGCAAAGCAAGATAGATTACCGGAACAATATTTAAATGCGGGCTATGGTACTGACTCTTACGAATTATTTAATTTAAATGTAAGTTATTCTCCAAATGGCAAGTTATCTGGTTTAGGTTTCGTTATTGGAATAGATAATATAACTAATGAAAGATACCTTAGAGCACCAGCCAGTGAAGCCAATGATCCTGGTGAGTTAGGTCGTAACTTTAAAGCAACTTTAAGCTATCAGTTTTAA
- a CDS encoding MipA/OmpV family protein: MRLLSKQLIVSLLFGLTSFYASSVLSGENQVNEDAEFTQPIQLNDIDRSGGYLKLGFGYNIVTNPYNDEESGMSLFINARYQWESQVFVEAAFYRVLNSGINIGYNFYNTERWNFDLVTNIAHGKNETGFIDQGKVFYKKSDITRMAALRSTGSFDKTTVQFVVAPYSFNDEYDNALYASVWIDQSFQVKNWELYTAFGLEYRSEDMLDYYYGIEADRATNNFKAYHPSSGIDTTTELGASYPINNKWLFETYYRYTRLADSITDSPIMQFASTLESRSKNMTEFGILVSYVF; this comes from the coding sequence ATGAGACTTTTATCAAAACAGCTTATCGTTAGCTTATTATTTGGCTTAACAAGCTTTTACGCTTCCTCAGTATTATCAGGTGAGAACCAAGTCAATGAAGATGCTGAATTCACACAACCAATACAACTTAATGATATAGACCGTAGTGGTGGCTATTTAAAATTAGGGTTTGGATACAATATCGTAACTAACCCCTATAACGATGAAGAGAGTGGCATGTCATTATTTATCAACGCTCGTTATCAATGGGAAAGCCAAGTATTTGTTGAAGCAGCATTTTATAGAGTGCTCAATTCTGGAATAAATATCGGTTATAACTTCTATAATACCGAACGTTGGAATTTCGATTTAGTAACGAATATTGCCCATGGCAAAAATGAAACTGGCTTTATTGATCAAGGGAAAGTCTTTTATAAAAAAAGTGATATAACACGAATGGCAGCCTTGAGATCAACAGGCAGTTTTGACAAAACGACAGTTCAATTTGTTGTTGCTCCCTACTCTTTCAATGATGAATATGACAATGCGTTATACGCCTCTGTATGGATAGACCAGTCTTTTCAAGTTAAAAATTGGGAGTTATATACTGCATTTGGTTTAGAGTATCGCTCTGAAGATATGCTTGATTATTATTATGGCATTGAAGCGGATCGCGCTACTAATAATTTTAAAGCCTATCACCCAAGTTCAGGTATAGATACCACAACTGAACTTGGAGCAAGCTACCCTATCAATAATAAATGGCTATTTGAAACTTATTACAGATATACCCGTTTGGCTGACAGTATAACCGATAGCCCAATAATGCAATTCGCAAGTACCCTTGAAAGTCGTTCTAAAAACATGACTGAATTTGGCATCCTTGTAAGTTATGTTTTTTAG
- a CDS encoding PepSY-associated TM helix domain-containing protein — protein sequence MLIKKPRINWFKLNRALHRDIGYFCIGMTLVFAISGIALNHINDWNSNYSVTQKSYNISLVSKDIESKKFESWLLNELKISIGIKARFWQDSNIYKLFYENGSITINKNLETVIVEQIKPRVLLRSLNFLHLNEAKKAWVYFSDFYALMLIFLSISALFMVKGKYSAFKHRGCLVLIGLATPAGFVIFYAS from the coding sequence TTGTTGATTAAAAAACCTCGTATTAATTGGTTTAAGTTAAATAGAGCGTTACATCGAGATATTGGTTATTTTTGTATTGGAATGACTTTAGTTTTTGCAATTTCTGGGATCGCCTTAAATCATATCAATGATTGGAACTCTAATTATTCAGTCACTCAAAAAAGCTATAATATTTCACTCGTTAGTAAAGATATTGAATCTAAAAAATTTGAATCTTGGCTCTTAAATGAGCTAAAAATCTCAATAGGTATCAAAGCTAGGTTCTGGCAAGATTCTAATATATATAAGTTATTTTATGAAAATGGCTCAATTACAATCAATAAAAATCTAGAAACAGTTATTGTTGAACAAATAAAACCTAGGGTTCTACTAAGAAGCTTAAATTTTTTACATTTAAATGAAGCAAAAAAAGCTTGGGTATACTTTTCTGATTTTTATGCGCTCATGTTAATCTTTTTATCAATTTCAGCACTTTTCATGGTTAAAGGTAAATATAGTGCTTTTAAACATAGAGGCTGTCTTGTACTTATTGGTTTAGCCACTCCGGCAGGGTTTGTGATATTTTATGCCTCCTAA
- a CDS encoding N-acetyltransferase, which yields MTAFIKARLDNKDSVILFAELDKQSVGFVQLYPAFSSTAMQKMWILNDLFVSPDFRQLKVGKSLMNAATAYAIDTHAHSLKLCTSVDNHQAQTLYKQLGYNKITTFDHYTLML from the coding sequence ATGACTGCGTTTATCAAAGCACGGTTAGACAATAAGGATTCGGTCATTTTATTCGCTGAATTAGATAAACAATCTGTTGGGTTTGTGCAACTGTACCCTGCATTTTCGTCCACTGCGATGCAAAAAATGTGGATCTTAAATGACTTGTTTGTATCACCTGATTTTCGTCAATTAAAAGTGGGGAAATCACTCATGAATGCGGCAACAGCATATGCTATCGATACACATGCCCATTCATTAAAACTGTGTACATCAGTTGATAATCATCAAGCACAAACACTTTATAAACAATTGGGCTATAACAAAATTACAACATTTGATCATTACACTTTAATGCTTTAA
- a CDS encoding DUF4920 domain-containing protein — MKFLVFKTIMFLMILTFSYDCLAKSTQFGGGADMSKQINISDMLNSPEKYKNEVATITGSIVKVCKKRGCWMELASDKKYQTLTIKVPDGKMVFPMSAMGKTAFATGTLNSMKLNLAKTRDYLAHKAKENQTEFDPSTITQAMTVYRFSPIGVTIVD, encoded by the coding sequence TTGAAATTTTTAGTTTTTAAAACAATCATGTTTTTGATGATTTTAACCTTTAGCTACGATTGCTTAGCCAAGTCGACTCAATTTGGTGGTGGTGCTGATATGTCAAAGCAAATAAATATTTCTGACATGCTGAACTCACCAGAAAAATACAAAAATGAGGTGGCCACGATAACAGGTTCAATAGTTAAAGTTTGCAAAAAGCGGGGATGTTGGATGGAGCTCGCGTCAGATAAAAAATATCAGACTTTAACGATAAAAGTTCCTGATGGAAAAATGGTTTTCCCTATGAGTGCAATGGGAAAAACAGCTTTTGCTACCGGAACACTTAATAGTATGAAATTAAATTTAGCGAAAACTCGTGATTATTTAGCTCACAAAGCAAAAGAAAACCAAACTGAATTTGATCCTTCTACAATAACTCAAGCGATGACCGTTTATCGATTCTCTCCAATAGGTGTAACGATTGTTGATTAA
- a CDS encoding serine hydrolase, whose amino-acid sequence MMITNTIKSALFGATVSVFLTACGGSDSTTEVQEQAKVVTPEPVAFDYQSLIDNKISSAVPGIILLVNTPDREFIGSAGVSDIENQTPMQTSDTFHIASTGKVFIGLLAAQLHQDGLLNLDDTLDTWLPSDLLTKIQYSDKITLRQLLNHSSGIYNYGDTDKWKEDALANPEQEKGNAELVEYALNKPAEFEPGTGWHYSNTNYNLAGMILDTVLGSQNAYEMRDRILSPLSLEDTFSVGVENNMIELIPGYETINGQHFNTKDLNLKYTSAAAPIASSVSDVAHFTRSMFKDPNFINDDIRDLMWGTDSLVKDKNNENYGLGMSQLKHNGANVYFHSGGNPGYSSENFYFEAQDISIVLFLNCGGSDECLTSFKTIRDKVIEQVTKS is encoded by the coding sequence ATGATGATAACAAATACAATCAAATCAGCTTTATTCGGTGCTACAGTTTCAGTTTTCTTAACAGCGTGTGGTGGCTCAGATTCAACTACAGAAGTGCAAGAACAAGCTAAAGTGGTCACGCCTGAACCTGTTGCCTTCGATTACCAGAGTTTAATTGATAATAAAATTTCTTCAGCTGTGCCTGGTATTATTTTATTAGTAAACACACCTGACAGAGAGTTTATTGGCAGTGCGGGCGTGTCTGATATTGAAAATCAAACGCCAATGCAAACATCCGATACATTTCATATCGCAAGTACAGGTAAAGTTTTTATCGGCCTACTGGCTGCACAATTACACCAAGATGGTTTACTTAATTTAGATGATACTTTAGATACTTGGTTACCCAGTGATTTATTAACTAAAATTCAATACAGTGATAAAATCACATTACGTCAATTACTTAATCACAGCAGTGGCATTTATAATTATGGTGATACAGACAAATGGAAAGAAGATGCACTTGCGAATCCAGAGCAAGAAAAAGGTAACGCAGAATTAGTTGAGTACGCATTAAATAAGCCCGCTGAGTTTGAACCAGGCACAGGGTGGCATTATTCAAATACAAATTATAATTTAGCAGGCATGATTTTAGATACTGTTTTAGGGAGCCAAAATGCCTATGAAATGCGAGACAGAATATTAAGCCCTTTATCTCTTGAAGATACTTTTTCGGTTGGTGTTGAAAACAATATGATCGAACTCATTCCAGGGTATGAAACCATAAATGGACAACACTTTAATACCAAAGATCTCAATTTAAAATATACATCCGCGGCAGCTCCAATCGCGTCTTCAGTTTCTGATGTAGCGCACTTTACGCGAAGCATGTTTAAAGATCCTAATTTTATTAATGACGATATTCGAGATTTAATGTGGGGAACTGACAGCTTAGTTAAAGATAAAAATAATGAAAATTATGGTCTAGGTATGTCCCAACTTAAACACAATGGTGCAAACGTATATTTTCATAGTGGTGGCAACCCAGGGTATTCATCTGAAAACTTCTACTTTGAAGCTCAAGACATCAGCATTGTATTATTTTTAAACTGTGGTGGTAGTGATGAATGCTTAACTTCATTTAAAACAATCCGAGATAAAGTGATAGAACAAGTGACTAAAAGTTAA